From the Desulfovibrio sp. JY genome, one window contains:
- the dsrM gene encoding sulfate reduction electron transfer complex DsrMKJOP subunit DsrM, which yields MAAFYSLLAVLALIVIPWLGAGMGMGALFGIVLPYIAIIVFMVGFTLRIVNWAKIPVPFCIPTTGGQQKSLPWIKNNPWDNPYDKRGVVMRMLFEVLTFRSLFRNTSVKLQQDGPKVAYSSEKWLWGFALIFHYCFLVILIRHLRFFMAPVPWAVHVTEFFDTIMQIGLPILYQTDALIVIGLLFLLARRVFDGKVRYISLMQDYFPLLLILGIALTGIWMRYAVKVDVIAVKELAMGLVTLHPHLPKEQLDPSVYAHLTLVCALFIYFPFSKLMHMGGVFLSPTRVVPNMSRRAMWVNPWNDPSVKPHSYEAYENDFREKMIEAGLPVEKQA from the coding sequence ATGGCAGCGTTTTATTCCTTACTCGCGGTCTTGGCGCTCATCGTCATCCCCTGGCTGGGCGCCGGGATGGGGATGGGGGCGCTGTTCGGGATCGTCCTCCCGTACATCGCGATCATTGTTTTCATGGTGGGTTTCACCCTGCGAATCGTGAACTGGGCCAAGATCCCGGTTCCTTTCTGCATCCCCACCACCGGCGGTCAGCAGAAATCGCTGCCCTGGATCAAGAACAACCCTTGGGACAACCCCTACGACAAGCGTGGCGTGGTCATGCGCATGCTTTTCGAGGTGCTGACCTTCCGGTCGCTGTTCCGCAACACCTCGGTGAAGCTCCAGCAGGACGGTCCCAAGGTCGCCTACAGCTCGGAAAAATGGCTGTGGGGCTTCGCGCTGATCTTCCACTACTGCTTTCTGGTCATCCTGATCCGGCACCTGCGTTTCTTCATGGCCCCGGTGCCCTGGGCCGTGCACGTGACGGAGTTTTTCGACACCATCATGCAGATCGGCCTGCCCATCCTGTACCAGACCGACGCGCTGATCGTCATCGGCCTCCTCTTCCTGCTGGCCCGGCGCGTCTTCGACGGCAAGGTGCGCTACATCTCGCTCATGCAGGACTACTTCCCCCTGCTCCTGATCCTCGGCATCGCGTTAACCGGCATCTGGATGCGCTACGCCGTCAAGGTCGACGTGATCGCGGTCAAGGAACTGGCCATGGGCCTGGTCACCCTGCATCCGCACCTGCCCAAGGAACAGCTTGATCCGTCCGTCTACGCCCACCTGACCCTGGTGTGCGCGCTTTTTATCTACTTTCCCTTTTCCAAGCTCATGCACATGGGCGGCGTCTTCCTCTCTCCCACCCGCGTCGTGCCCAATATGAGCCGGCGGGCCATGTGGGTGAATCCCTGGAACGACCCGAGCGTGAAGCCCCATTCGTACGAGGCCTATGAGAACGATTTCCGCGAGAAGATGATCGAAGCCGGTCTCCCCGTGGAAAAGCAAGCCTAA
- a CDS encoding 4Fe-4S dicluster domain-containing protein, with the protein MKSNRREFLKLAAVSAMGVGAARLGFLGDAPAFAGPLPTAADFEKGFKAKHWGMAVFSAKFTPELIEKCRTACHTEHNVPDIPGKKQIKWFWGASYHEAFPTEQGQFLSEDVEHREFPLLCNHCEQPMCVRVCPTQATFQRPDGIVMMDFHRCIGCRYCMAGCPFGARSFNFQDPRPFIHNFNPHYPTRMRGVVEKCDFCAERLAIGKLPVCVEAAGGALVFGDLGDENSDIRKVLREHFAIRRKPDAGTSPSVYYIL; encoded by the coding sequence ATGAAGAGCAACAGACGAGAGTTCCTCAAGCTGGCCGCCGTGTCCGCCATGGGCGTCGGCGCCGCTCGCCTCGGCTTCCTGGGCGACGCCCCGGCTTTCGCCGGCCCGTTGCCCACGGCCGCTGACTTCGAAAAAGGCTTCAAGGCCAAGCACTGGGGCATGGCCGTCTTTTCGGCCAAGTTCACCCCCGAACTCATCGAGAAGTGCCGCACGGCCTGCCATACCGAACACAACGTGCCCGACATCCCGGGCAAAAAGCAGATCAAGTGGTTCTGGGGCGCCTCCTACCACGAGGCCTTCCCCACCGAGCAAGGCCAGTTCCTGTCCGAGGATGTGGAGCACCGTGAGTTTCCGCTTCTGTGCAACCACTGCGAACAGCCCATGTGCGTGCGGGTCTGCCCGACCCAGGCCACCTTCCAGCGGCCCGACGGCATCGTCATGATGGACTTCCACCGCTGCATCGGCTGCCGCTACTGCATGGCCGGCTGTCCGTTCGGCGCCAGAAGCTTCAATTTCCAGGATCCGCGCCCGTTCATTCACAACTTCAACCCGCACTACCCCACCCGGATGCGGGGTGTTGTGGAAAAATGCGACTTCTGCGCCGAGCGCCTGGCCATCGGCAAATTGCCCGTCTGTGTCGAAGCCGCCGGCGGCGCCCTCGTCTTCGGCGATCTGGGCGACGAGAACTCGGATATCCGCAAGGTGCTGCGCGAGCACTTCGCCATCCGC
- a CDS encoding 4Fe-4S dicluster domain-containing protein, producing the protein MAKYPPPEELIKINYTTPVKSWMDTKTAFRPGNFSYPAKPDILKYLGMPNPRVWSPMDEDWKLPPDWKRIVMEKFREKLKKYRSFKIFMDVCVRCGACADKCHFFIGGGDPKNMPVLRAELLRSIYRGEFSAAAKVLGKLAGARKLEEDVIKEWFLYFYQCTECRRCSLFCPYGIDTAEITMMARELLHELGCNINWILEPAANCNRTGNHLGIQPHAYKDMMDFLCDDIEEVTGKRIRPNVNKKGCEILFITPSGDIFADPGIYTFMGYIILFDYLGLDYTWSTYASEGGNFGLFTSDKMMKKLNAKMYAEAKRLGVKWILGGECGHMWRVINQYMLTMNGPADFMETPVSPITGTKFDAAAGTKMLHICEFTADLIKNGKLKLDPSRNDNFVTTFHDSCNTARGMGLLEEPRYILKNVCRQFYEMPENTTREQTFCCGGGAGLNNEEFTETRLRGGLPRGNAVKYVRDRHGVNNLACICAIDRATLPPLCDYWAPGVGVSGVHELVGNALVLDGEKKRTTDLRQNPLPGMEDEEE; encoded by the coding sequence ATGGCCAAGTATCCGCCACCGGAAGAACTCATCAAAATCAACTACACCACGCCGGTCAAGTCGTGGATGGACACCAAGACCGCGTTTCGGCCCGGCAATTTCAGCTATCCGGCCAAGCCCGACATTCTCAAGTACCTCGGCATGCCCAACCCCCGGGTTTGGAGCCCCATGGACGAGGACTGGAAGCTTCCGCCCGACTGGAAGCGCATCGTCATGGAGAAGTTCCGCGAGAAGCTCAAGAAGTACCGCTCGTTTAAGATCTTCATGGACGTGTGCGTGCGCTGCGGCGCCTGCGCCGACAAGTGCCACTTCTTCATCGGCGGCGGCGATCCCAAGAACATGCCGGTGCTGCGCGCGGAACTTTTGCGCTCCATCTACCGGGGCGAGTTCTCGGCCGCGGCCAAGGTGCTCGGCAAGCTGGCCGGAGCCCGCAAGCTCGAAGAGGACGTCATCAAGGAATGGTTCCTGTACTTCTACCAGTGCACGGAATGCCGCCGGTGTTCGCTTTTCTGCCCCTACGGCATCGACACCGCCGAAATCACCATGATGGCCCGCGAGCTGCTCCATGAATTGGGCTGCAACATCAACTGGATTCTCGAGCCGGCCGCCAACTGCAACCGCACCGGCAACCACCTCGGCATCCAGCCCCATGCCTACAAGGACATGATGGACTTCCTGTGCGACGACATCGAGGAAGTCACCGGCAAGCGCATCCGGCCCAACGTGAACAAGAAGGGTTGCGAAATCCTTTTCATCACCCCCTCCGGCGACATCTTCGCCGACCCGGGCATCTACACCTTCATGGGCTACATCATCCTGTTCGACTACCTCGGACTGGATTACACCTGGAGCACCTACGCGTCCGAGGGCGGCAACTTCGGCCTTTTCACCTCGGACAAGATGATGAAGAAGCTCAACGCCAAGATGTACGCCGAGGCCAAGCGCCTGGGCGTCAAGTGGATCCTTGGCGGCGAGTGCGGCCACATGTGGCGCGTGATCAACCAGTACATGCTGACCATGAACGGCCCGGCCGACTTCATGGAGACCCCGGTCTCGCCGATCACCGGCACCAAGTTCGACGCGGCCGCCGGCACCAAGATGCTGCACATCTGCGAGTTCACAGCCGACCTGATCAAGAACGGGAAGCTCAAGCTCGATCCTTCCCGCAACGACAACTTCGTCACCACCTTCCACGACTCCTGCAACACCGCCCGCGGCATGGGCCTGCTCGAGGAGCCGCGCTACATCCTCAAAAACGTCTGCCGCCAGTTCTACGAGATGCCCGAGAACACCACCCGCGAGCAGACCTTCTGCTGCGGCGGCGGCGCCGGCCTCAACAACGAGGAATTCACCGAAACGCGCCTGCGCGGCGGCCTGCCGCGCGGCAACGCGGTCAAATACGTGCGCGACCGCCACGGCGTGAACAACCTGGCCTGCATCTGCGCCATCGACCGCGCCACCCTGCCGCCGCTTTGCGACTACTGGGCCCCTGGTGTCGGCGTCTCCGGCGTGCATGAGTTGGTGGGCAATGCGCTCGTTCTCGACGGCGAGAAAAAGCGCACCACCGATCTCAGGCAAAACCCCCTGCCGGGGATGGAGGACGAGGAGGAATAA
- the dsrJ gene encoding sulfate reduction electron transfer complex DsrMKJOP subunit DsrJ: protein MYNAKYIIPGILFFLALIFVPVGYNMGKSFDVKPELPKDQKDCIEDVQVMRDKHMQILNDWRNSAVRDGERIYVNSKGKKYVKSLTNTCLGCHKDKAKFCDRCHDTVGVNPYCFDCHNITPNQKSPIPPAQTGEEGGH from the coding sequence ATGTACAATGCCAAATACATAATACCCGGCATTCTGTTCTTCCTGGCCCTCATCTTCGTCCCTGTCGGCTACAACATGGGGAAGAGTTTCGACGTGAAGCCGGAGCTCCCGAAGGACCAGAAGGACTGCATCGAGGACGTCCAGGTCATGCGCGACAAGCACATGCAGATCCTAAACGACTGGCGCAACTCGGCCGTGCGTGACGGCGAGCGCATCTACGTCAACTCCAAGGGCAAGAAGTACGTCAAAAGCCTGACGAACACCTGCCTGGGGTGCCATAAGGACAAGGCCAAGTTCTGCGATCGGTGCCACGATACGGTTGGCGTGAACCCCTATTGCTTCGATTGCCACAACATTACGCCGAACCAGAAATCGCCCATTCCCCCCGCCCAAACCGGCGAAGAGGGCGGACACTAG